A genomic region of Photobacterium swingsii contains the following coding sequences:
- the bamB gene encoding outer membrane protein assembly factor BamB — translation MQKVFKQAITIALTLGVLAGCAGEEESIQKAPLPVVESNFTPVKVWGHKVGSGVGQYFSKLSPAVGYGKIFVADRDGIVQALEPDTGKVIWSQDLESDITAKISGGITVSYSKVFLGTENAEVIALDEETGEELWRTSVEGEVLAAPLVDEGLVIVNTSRGVLEALDADTGEDKWRLSGEVPTLTLRGDSAPVAISGGVFWGQANGRLAGALMGTGQMLWQQPIGSPKGSTEIDRLVDVDASPVIAGERLFAVGYNGNLVSIDLRTGQPAWKRSYSSANNFIVAGNQVYLITDKDHVVAVDARSGTEIWQNKDLEYRLLSSPVVIDGSVVVGDSEGYLHWLDPYTGEFTAQQKIDDSGIAIPPVKVSDGYLVVTRDGQINKMQMP, via the coding sequence ATGCAGAAGGTGTTCAAGCAAGCCATCACTATCGCACTAACGTTAGGTGTGCTTGCGGGCTGTGCTGGTGAAGAAGAATCAATTCAAAAGGCACCGCTTCCTGTTGTCGAAAGCAATTTCACGCCAGTGAAAGTATGGGGACACAAAGTGGGTAGTGGCGTTGGTCAGTACTTTTCTAAATTGTCACCAGCAGTAGGCTACGGCAAAATTTTTGTTGCAGACCGAGACGGTATTGTCCAAGCACTTGAGCCAGATACTGGCAAAGTGATTTGGTCACAAGATCTTGAATCTGATATTACAGCGAAAATTTCAGGCGGTATCACGGTATCGTACAGCAAAGTATTCCTCGGTACTGAAAACGCAGAAGTGATAGCGTTGGATGAAGAAACGGGTGAAGAACTGTGGCGTACCAGCGTTGAAGGCGAAGTGCTTGCTGCACCGTTAGTGGATGAAGGTCTTGTCATCGTTAACACTAGCCGTGGTGTACTTGAAGCGTTAGATGCAGATACCGGTGAAGACAAGTGGCGTTTAAGTGGTGAAGTACCAACGTTAACGCTACGTGGTGACAGTGCACCAGTTGCTATTTCTGGCGGTGTTTTTTGGGGCCAAGCTAACGGACGTTTAGCGGGCGCACTCATGGGCACAGGTCAAATGTTGTGGCAACAACCGATTGGTTCGCCAAAAGGTTCGACTGAAATCGATCGCTTAGTGGATGTTGATGCATCACCGGTTATTGCGGGCGAACGTCTGTTTGCTGTTGGCTATAACGGTAACTTGGTATCTATCGACTTACGCACAGGTCAGCCAGCGTGGAAACGCAGCTATTCTTCTGCGAACAACTTTATTGTTGCGGGTAATCAGGTTTATCTGATCACCGATAAAGATCATGTTGTTGCAGTGGATGCGCGAAGCGGTACAGAGATTTGGCAAAACAAAGATCTGGAATACCGTTTATTGAGTTCTCCTGTTGTGATTGATGGCAGTGTTGTTGTCGGTGATAGCGAAGGTTACCTCCATTGGCTTGACCCATACACAGGTGAGTTTACTGCGCAGCAAAAAATTGATGACAGTGGTATTGCTATCCCACCTGTAAAAGTTAGCGATGGCTACTTGGTGGTAACAAGAGACGGTCAGATCAATAAAATGCAAATGCCGTAA
- a CDS encoding YfgM family protein: MDVYETEEQQVEAIKSWWKENGKAVVLGAVIGLGGLYGWRFYQGEIQAGKEQASDAYTQAMTALESGNDAAVADVKAFIAGHESSQYSVLASLQLAKVQVQKGELDAAAEQLNWAIAKTSDEAILPLAQTRLARIYAEQQKFDQAMTELDKVTAESWKAKVEELRGDILLQQGDSAAAREAYVQAQQLGTSPVVQMKLDDLAQ, encoded by the coding sequence GTGGACGTCTACGAGACCGAGGAACAACAGGTTGAAGCGATTAAATCGTGGTGGAAAGAAAACGGTAAAGCCGTTGTTCTAGGTGCTGTGATTGGTCTGGGTGGTCTTTACGGCTGGCGTTTTTACCAAGGTGAAATCCAAGCAGGTAAAGAGCAAGCCTCTGATGCGTATACGCAAGCGATGACAGCATTAGAAAGTGGTAACGATGCAGCAGTTGCGGATGTGAAAGCTTTCATTGCGGGTCACGAAAGTAGTCAGTATTCAGTACTGGCTTCGTTACAGCTAGCAAAAGTACAAGTTCAAAAAGGTGAGCTTGATGCCGCAGCAGAACAGCTAAACTGGGCTATCGCAAAAACGTCAGATGAAGCTATTCTTCCTCTAGCGCAAACTCGTCTTGCTCGAATTTATGCTGAACAGCAAAAATTTGATCAAGCGATGACAGAGCTAGATAAAGTCACAGCAGAAAGCTGGAAAGCGAAAGTTGAAGAGCTTCGCGGTGATATTCTTTTACAACAAGGTGATTCAGCTGCCGCGCGTGAAGCGTATGTTCAAGCGCAGCAATTGGGTACATCACCAGTTGTACAAATGAAGCTAGACGATTTAGCGCAGTAA
- the hisS gene encoding histidine--tRNA ligase: protein MAKQIQAIRGMNDCLPTQSPLWHKVEDTIKRVVSAYGYNEIRMPIVESTHLFKRAIGEVTDVVEKEMYTFDDRNGDSLTLRPEGTAGCVRAGIQNGLLYNQEQRLWYTGPMFRHERPQKGRYRQFHQFGVEVFGLNGPDIDAELIMMMARFWRELGIFEHVRLELNSIGSLQDRAEYRTALVAFLEQHIDVLDDDCKRRMHTNPLRVLDTKNPDVQAILVDAPKLSEYLGEESKEHFAGLCELLDAAGIEYQVNERLVRGLDYYNRTVFEWVTESLGAQGTVCAGGRYDGLVEQLGGKATPAVGFAMGIERLVLLMETLELTDVRRSVDAYVVTMGDGARMAGMKLAEQLREEVHGLRVMSHFGGGNFKKQFKRADNVGAAVALVLGENEMASNTVVVKDLRGGEQVTMAQNEVAAKLAELI, encoded by the coding sequence GTGGCGAAACAAATTCAAGCAATTCGAGGCATGAACGACTGCCTACCAACACAGTCTCCACTTTGGCACAAAGTGGAAGATACGATTAAACGCGTAGTAAGTGCATACGGTTACAATGAAATCCGCATGCCTATCGTAGAATCGACGCATCTATTTAAGCGTGCTATCGGCGAAGTAACCGATGTTGTTGAAAAAGAGATGTACACTTTTGACGATCGTAATGGCGATAGCCTAACACTGCGTCCAGAAGGTACTGCTGGTTGTGTACGTGCTGGCATTCAAAATGGCTTGCTATACAACCAAGAACAACGTTTGTGGTACACAGGCCCAATGTTCCGTCATGAGCGTCCTCAAAAAGGTCGTTACCGTCAGTTCCACCAGTTTGGTGTAGAAGTCTTTGGTCTAAACGGCCCAGACATTGACGCTGAATTGATCATGATGATGGCGCGTTTCTGGCGTGAGCTGGGTATCTTTGAACATGTACGTCTTGAACTGAACTCAATTGGTTCACTACAAGATCGTGCAGAGTACCGCACAGCATTAGTGGCATTCCTTGAACAACATATTGATGTTCTTGATGACGACTGTAAGCGTCGCATGCACACCAACCCGCTACGTGTTTTAGACACTAAAAACCCAGACGTTCAAGCGATCTTGGTAGACGCACCTAAGCTATCTGAATACTTAGGTGAAGAATCTAAAGAACATTTTGCTGGTTTGTGTGAACTATTAGACGCTGCTGGCATCGAATACCAAGTAAATGAGCGACTTGTACGTGGTTTAGATTATTATAACCGTACTGTATTTGAGTGGGTGACTGAAAGCCTAGGTGCGCAAGGCACTGTTTGTGCAGGTGGTCGCTACGACGGTTTGGTTGAACAGTTAGGTGGTAAAGCAACACCTGCTGTTGGTTTTGCTATGGGTATTGAACGCCTTGTTCTACTAATGGAAACACTGGAACTGACGGATGTTCGTCGTTCAGTGGATGCTTACGTAGTAACTATGGGTGACGGTGCTCGTATGGCTGGTATGAAACTGGCTGAGCAACTACGTGAAGAAGTACATGGCCTACGAGTGATGAGTCACTTTGGTGGTGGTAACTTTAAGAAGCAATTTAAGCGTGCCGATAATGTCGGTGCAGCTGTTGCGCTTGTGCTGGGCGAAAATGAAATGGCCAGCAACACGGTTGTAGTCAAAGATCTACGCGGTGGCGAGCAAGTAACAATGGCACAGAATGAAGTCGCTGCGAAACTTGCAGAATTGATTTAA
- the ispG gene encoding flavodoxin-dependent (E)-4-hydroxy-3-methylbut-2-enyl-diphosphate synthase: MHNESPIKRRQSTRIYVGDVPIGDGAPIAVQSMTNTRTTDVDATVAQIKALENVGADIVRVSVPTMDAAEAFKVIKQQVNIPLVADIHFDYRIALKVAEYGVDCLRINPGNIGNESRIRSVVDCARDKNIPIRIGINGGSLEKDIQQKYGEPTPDALVESAMRHVDILDRLNFDQFKVSVKASDVFLAVDSYRKLAAQIQQPLHLGITEAGGARAGSVKSAVGLGMLLSEGIGDTLRISLAADPVEEIKVGFDILKSLRIRSRGINFIACPTCSRQEFDVIGTVNELEQRLEDITIPMDVSVIGCVVNGPGEAEVSHLGIAGSNRKSAFYEDGLRQKERFDNDNIIDQLETKIRAKAAILDVNNRINVQEVEK; encoded by the coding sequence ATGCATAACGAATCTCCGATTAAACGTCGTCAGTCCACACGTATTTATGTGGGCGACGTACCCATTGGTGACGGTGCTCCAATCGCCGTTCAATCGATGACCAATACCCGTACTACAGATGTAGACGCGACAGTTGCACAGATCAAAGCACTTGAAAACGTAGGCGCAGACATCGTTCGTGTGTCAGTACCGACGATGGACGCCGCTGAAGCATTTAAGGTGATTAAACAACAAGTCAATATTCCGCTTGTTGCCGATATTCACTTCGATTACCGTATTGCACTTAAAGTCGCAGAATACGGTGTGGACTGTTTACGTATTAACCCAGGTAATATCGGCAACGAAAGTCGAATTCGCTCTGTGGTTGATTGTGCTCGTGATAAAAACATTCCAATCCGCATCGGTATCAATGGTGGCTCGTTAGAGAAAGATATTCAGCAAAAGTACGGTGAACCCACACCCGATGCGCTAGTTGAATCTGCAATGCGTCATGTTGATATTCTTGACCGCCTGAACTTTGATCAATTCAAAGTGAGCGTGAAAGCGTCTGATGTTTTCCTTGCGGTAGACTCTTACCGTAAATTAGCGGCACAAATTCAGCAACCTCTTCACTTAGGTATCACTGAAGCTGGTGGTGCACGTGCTGGTTCGGTGAAATCAGCGGTTGGTCTTGGCATGCTGTTGTCTGAAGGCATTGGCGATACCTTACGTATTTCACTGGCGGCCGATCCGGTTGAAGAAATCAAAGTTGGTTTTGATATCTTAAAATCGTTACGTATTCGCTCTCGTGGCATTAACTTCATCGCTTGTCCAACATGTTCACGTCAAGAGTTTGATGTGATTGGTACAGTGAATGAACTTGAGCAACGTTTAGAAGACATTACCATCCCAATGGATGTGTCTGTGATTGGTTGTGTGGTTAACGGCCCTGGTGAAGCGGAAGTCTCTCACCTTGGTATTGCGGGCAGTAACCGCAAGAGCGCCTTCTATGAAGATGGCCTTCGCCAAAAAGAGCGTTTTGATAACGACAATATCATCGATCAGCTCGAAACTAAGATCCGTGCAAAAGCAGCAATTTTAGACGTTAATAACCGTATTAACGTTCAAGAAGTCGAGAAATAA
- the rodZ gene encoding cytoskeleton protein RodZ, whose protein sequence is MKTEQNETQKNEEVMRPGDVLRQAREEQGYSQKDIASRLRLRQTVIDDIENNNFEAAQSATFTRGYVRSYAKFVGLNEDELLSQLDKLGHAQPKEQEMQSFSRRTKREKHDNRIMSLTWVLGTVFVGLTAWWWWQSQQISQEAEIVSVTSAAQPLDESLANANTLAPSVNQTTASDASAANNSALLGETSQATTDQAPTSPALTSPVTEPATLPELEATFSPEPVIAQAPDMAEEVLKEVTLEDEATSQVAPDTDLALTFAGDCWIDIRDANGKRLDTGIKKAGETLNLNGTAPYKIVLGAPGVVKMHYKGEQVDLSVYPAGKVARLKLPQ, encoded by the coding sequence ATGAAGACTGAACAGAACGAAACGCAAAAAAATGAAGAAGTAATGCGTCCAGGGGATGTACTGCGTCAGGCTCGTGAGGAGCAAGGCTACTCACAAAAGGATATTGCCAGTCGCTTACGTCTACGCCAGACGGTTATCGATGATATCGAGAACAACAACTTTGAAGCTGCACAATCAGCCACGTTCACACGTGGCTACGTTCGTTCATACGCGAAATTTGTGGGCTTAAACGAAGACGAATTACTGAGCCAGTTAGATAAGCTGGGCCATGCGCAACCGAAAGAGCAAGAAATGCAAAGTTTTTCACGCCGTACTAAGCGTGAAAAGCATGATAACCGCATCATGAGCCTTACATGGGTCCTGGGTACGGTATTTGTTGGTTTAACAGCATGGTGGTGGTGGCAAAGCCAACAAATCAGCCAAGAAGCTGAAATTGTCTCGGTGACCTCTGCAGCGCAGCCGCTAGATGAATCGCTAGCGAATGCGAATACGCTAGCGCCATCAGTGAATCAAACTACAGCCTCTGATGCGTCAGCGGCAAACAATTCCGCGTTGCTTGGTGAAACGAGCCAAGCAACAACCGACCAAGCTCCAACGTCACCAGCGTTAACTTCTCCTGTTACTGAACCTGCAACCCTACCTGAACTTGAAGCAACGTTCTCGCCAGAACCTGTCATAGCTCAAGCACCAGACATGGCAGAAGAAGTATTAAAAGAAGTGACCCTTGAGGACGAGGCGACATCACAAGTGGCACCTGATACCGATCTCGCTTTAACCTTTGCTGGTGACTGCTGGATCGATATTCGCGATGCGAACGGTAAACGCCTCGATACAGGCATTAAAAAAGCGGGTGAAACCCTCAATTTGAATGGTACTGCCCCGTATAAGATAGTGCTAGGTGCGCCTGGTGTTGTTAAAATGCACTATAAAGGCGAGCAGGTTGACTTAAGCGTTTATCCTGCTGGTAAAGTTGCACGATTGAAACTGCCGCAGTAA
- the pilW gene encoding type IV pilus biogenesis/stability protein PilW: MARLTLALVLCGFLAGCVTVDPKKNSGKAFDSIEASEARIALGLSYLDVGQWQRARKNLEQALAYAPKYYRAQNAMAYYYQKVDEGDKAEAMYKRALKDSPKNGDVRNNYGVFLCGQGRYDEAIDAFERAIKQPYYYLTSASYENAGLCRLKQGEDEKAKFYFERALAHDPQRARSLLQLAQLNIASKNYKDARVLLFTFNKRYGYKADSLSLLIQLEQQSGRLTQAEKYADLLQEQFPDSQQYQNYLANED; the protein is encoded by the coding sequence ATGGCTCGATTAACATTAGCACTTGTACTGTGCGGGTTTTTAGCTGGCTGTGTCACCGTCGACCCTAAAAAAAATAGTGGAAAAGCCTTTGATAGCATTGAAGCCTCAGAAGCGCGAATTGCACTGGGATTAAGCTATTTAGATGTGGGACAGTGGCAGCGTGCACGCAAGAATCTAGAGCAAGCGTTAGCTTATGCCCCTAAATATTACCGTGCGCAAAATGCGATGGCGTATTATTACCAGAAGGTGGATGAAGGCGACAAAGCGGAAGCTATGTACAAGCGAGCCCTCAAAGATTCACCAAAAAATGGCGATGTCCGTAATAACTATGGTGTATTCTTGTGTGGGCAGGGGCGTTATGATGAAGCCATTGATGCATTTGAACGTGCCATCAAGCAACCTTATTATTATTTAACGTCAGCAAGTTATGAAAATGCGGGTTTATGTCGCTTGAAACAAGGCGAGGATGAAAAAGCGAAGTTTTACTTTGAACGCGCTTTGGCACATGACCCACAACGAGCCAGATCATTATTACAGCTTGCGCAATTGAACATTGCATCAAAGAATTACAAAGATGCGCGAGTGTTGTTATTTACGTTTAACAAGAGATATGGGTACAAAGCCGATAGCTTATCGTTACTCATTCAGCTTGAACAGCAGTCGGGAAGACTGACTCAAGCTGAAAAATATGCCGATTTGCTACAAGAGCAGTTTCCAGACTCTCAGCAATATCAGAACTATCTAGCCAATGAAGACTGA
- a CDS encoding bifunctional tRNA (adenosine(37)-C2)-methyltransferase TrmG/ribosomal RNA large subunit methyltransferase RlmN — protein sequence MTTVKTNLLDFDRKGLRKYFAEELGEKAFRADQVMKWMYHFGCDDFDDMTNINKKLREKLKARAEVRAPVVSEAQHSSDGTIKWAMRVGDQDVETVYIPDEDRATLCVSSQVGCALECKFCSTAQQGFNRNLRVSEIIGQVWRAAKEIGIEKETGRRPITNIVMMGMGEPLLNMKNLIPALEIMLDDLGFGLSKRRVTVSTSGVVSGLDQMTGNIDVALAISLHAPTDELRSSIMPINDRYNIETFLDSVHRYIESSNANRGRVTIEYVLLDHVNDDMDHARQLGELLKNTPSKINLIPFNPYPGSPYKKPSNSRIDRFMKTLMEYGFTVTVRKTRGDDIDAACGQLVGDVIDRTKRTQGKAQKGEQIPVKAV from the coding sequence ATGACAACTGTTAAAACTAATCTACTGGATTTCGATCGCAAAGGTCTGCGTAAATATTTTGCTGAAGAGCTTGGCGAAAAAGCATTCCGTGCTGATCAAGTAATGAAGTGGATGTACCATTTCGGTTGTGATGACTTCGACGATATGACGAACATCAACAAGAAGCTACGTGAGAAGTTAAAGGCGCGAGCTGAAGTACGTGCGCCTGTGGTTTCTGAAGCGCAACATTCAAGCGATGGCACCATTAAATGGGCGATGCGTGTTGGCGATCAAGACGTTGAAACGGTTTATATCCCAGATGAAGATCGTGCAACGTTATGTGTTTCTTCTCAAGTAGGTTGTGCATTGGAATGTAAATTCTGTTCAACGGCACAGCAAGGTTTCAACCGTAACTTACGTGTATCTGAAATTATTGGTCAGGTATGGCGTGCAGCGAAAGAAATCGGTATTGAGAAAGAAACAGGCCGTCGCCCAATCACCAACATCGTAATGATGGGGATGGGTGAGCCGTTGTTGAACATGAAAAACCTGATCCCAGCATTAGAAATCATGCTAGATGATTTAGGCTTTGGTCTGTCTAAGCGCCGTGTAACCGTATCAACGTCTGGTGTTGTTTCTGGTCTTGATCAAATGACAGGTAACATTGATGTTGCGTTGGCAATTTCTTTGCACGCGCCTACTGATGAACTACGTTCAAGCATCATGCCAATCAACGATCGTTACAACATTGAAACCTTCCTTGACTCGGTTCACCGTTACATTGAATCATCCAATGCTAACCGTGGTCGTGTGACTATCGAGTACGTATTGCTTGATCATGTTAATGACGACATGGATCACGCGCGTCAGTTAGGTGAGTTACTAAAGAATACGCCATCGAAGATTAACCTGATCCCATTCAATCCATACCCAGGTTCACCTTATAAAAAGCCAAGTAATTCACGCATTGATCGCTTTATGAAAACCTTAATGGAATACGGCTTTACGGTTACTGTACGTAAAACGCGTGGTGACGATATTGATGCGGCATGTGGCCAGCTTGTTGGCGATGTGATTGACCGCACAAAACGTACCCAAGGTAAAGCGCAAAAAGGTGAACAAATTCCAGTAAAAGCAGTCTAA
- the ndk gene encoding nucleoside-diphosphate kinase: MTIQRTFSIVKPDAVKRNLIGSIYERIEKAGFKIVAAKMLHLTEEQAKGFYAEHEAKPFFGDLVAFMTSGPVMVQVLEGEQAIERYRELMGKTNPEDAACGTIRSDFALSMRHNSVHGSDSPESAAREVAYFFADDEICPRG; the protein is encoded by the coding sequence ATGACAATTCAAAGAACATTTTCAATCGTAAAACCTGACGCTGTAAAGCGTAACCTTATTGGTTCAATTTACGAGCGTATTGAAAAAGCGGGTTTTAAGATTGTTGCGGCTAAAATGCTGCATCTTACAGAAGAGCAAGCCAAGGGCTTTTATGCAGAGCACGAAGCAAAACCTTTCTTTGGTGATTTGGTGGCGTTTATGACATCAGGCCCTGTGATGGTGCAGGTACTTGAAGGTGAACAAGCGATTGAACGTTACCGCGAACTGATGGGCAAAACGAACCCAGAAGACGCAGCATGCGGTACCATTCGCTCTGATTTTGCACTAAGTATGCGTCATAACTCAGTTCATGGCTCAGACAGTCCTGAATCAGCAGCACGCGAAGTGGCTTACTTCTTTGCCGATGACGAGATTTGTCCTCGCGGTTAA
- the pepB gene encoding aminopeptidase PepB — MLRITLSSEAYSGAWGDNALVAFQNEGAAIHFSGDYPLRRIQQAGRTLQAQGATQVVLEGEGWSYERQWAFYCGFAATSKPVELKWASVDEDELELLNARRRSADWVRQVVNATPEDMYPEKLANDAVKFLTQIDGDNISHELVVGDELLEKGWIGTHSVGRASSRPPVMLTLDFNPTGNPDAPVSACLVGKGITFDSGGYSIKPSAGMVAMKCDMGGAATVTAALGYAIEQGLSQRVKLILCCAENLIAGDAYKLGDVLTYKNGVTVEVVNTDAEGRLVLADGLIAASETKAPLVIDAATLTGAAMMAVGSDYNAIFGLDKPLLAKAQQLSDLVNEPAWPLPLEKWHQSQCPSHYADTANSRVQKGGGMGGASNAAGFLSRFVDSDTTSWIHFDLAACFNDSPNARWAAGATGLGVANIAALLL; from the coding sequence ATGTTAAGGATTACACTATCATCTGAAGCCTATTCAGGTGCTTGGGGCGATAATGCCCTAGTTGCTTTTCAAAACGAAGGCGCAGCAATTCACTTCTCTGGCGATTATCCTCTTCGTCGCATTCAACAAGCCGGTCGTACTTTACAAGCCCAAGGAGCAACCCAAGTTGTACTTGAAGGTGAAGGTTGGAGCTACGAGCGCCAATGGGCATTTTACTGTGGCTTTGCGGCAACCTCTAAGCCTGTTGAGCTAAAATGGGCATCGGTTGATGAAGATGAGCTTGAGCTGTTAAATGCACGTCGTCGCAGTGCTGATTGGGTACGTCAGGTTGTTAATGCAACCCCAGAAGATATGTATCCAGAGAAGTTGGCCAATGATGCGGTTAAATTCCTGACTCAGATCGATGGCGATAACATTAGCCATGAATTAGTCGTTGGTGATGAACTGCTAGAGAAAGGCTGGATCGGCACACACAGTGTTGGTCGTGCAAGCAGTCGACCACCTGTGATGCTGACCTTAGATTTCAACCCAACGGGCAACCCTGATGCACCAGTATCTGCGTGCTTAGTCGGTAAAGGTATTACCTTTGATTCAGGTGGCTATAGTATCAAGCCAAGTGCGGGTATGGTTGCCATGAAGTGCGACATGGGCGGAGCAGCGACAGTAACCGCTGCTTTGGGGTATGCGATTGAGCAAGGTTTGAGTCAACGTGTGAAGTTGATCTTATGTTGTGCCGAAAACTTAATTGCAGGCGATGCCTATAAGCTGGGTGATGTGTTAACGTACAAAAACGGTGTGACCGTTGAAGTCGTGAATACCGATGCAGAAGGACGTTTGGTTCTTGCCGATGGTTTGATTGCTGCAAGCGAAACCAAAGCACCGCTAGTGATTGATGCCGCAACCTTAACTGGTGCCGCAATGATGGCGGTGGGTAGTGATTACAATGCCATTTTTGGTTTAGATAAACCATTGCTTGCGAAAGCGCAGCAGCTTTCAGATTTGGTGAATGAACCAGCATGGCCACTGCCGTTAGAAAAATGGCACCAAAGCCAGTGTCCATCTCATTATGCTGATACGGCGAACAGCCGTGTGCAAAAAGGTGGGGGTATGGGCGGCGCATCGAATGCGGCTGGCTTCTTATCCCGCTTTGTAGATAGCGATACAACAAGCTGGATTCACTTTGATTTAGCGGCATGTTTTAACGATAGCCCTAATGCTCGTTGGGCAGCGGGGGCAACAGGTTTAGGTGTCGCGAATATCGCTGCATTATTGCTGTAG
- the pepB gene encoding aminopeptidase PepB, which yields MSANMLVFLSQEPADAKWGSNALVSFDAEGTTVHVTDENQLAAVQRAGRKLDGQGIKQVTLSGEGWELESIWAFVQGHRNSKSTSEVQWPTLEQADEAELQARIQATNWVREVINQSAEVVRPSQLASRAGEFIKSLAPDHVTYKIVKGNDLIDEGWMGTHTVGRGSERSPAMLRLDYNPTGDADAPVHTCLVGKGITFDSGGYSLKPSGGMSAMKADMGGAAMATGGLALAIARGTQKRIKLILCCAENMVSGRAFKLGDVITYKNGKTVEILNTDAEGRLVLADGLIYASSQNPEMIIDCATLTGAAKNALGNDYHALFSFDHDLAQRALMAASEEMEGLWPLPLAEMHRSMMPSNFADLSNISQGDFLPGASTAAAFLSYFVEDYQNGWMHIDCSGTYRKSANDKWSAGATGMGVRTLANILGDDELVEETAE from the coding sequence ATGTCTGCCAATATGCTTGTTTTCTTATCTCAAGAGCCCGCTGATGCGAAGTGGGGTAGCAATGCACTTGTATCATTTGATGCTGAAGGGACTACCGTACATGTAACAGACGAAAATCAACTTGCAGCAGTACAGCGTGCTGGCCGTAAGCTTGATGGTCAAGGGATTAAGCAAGTCACGCTATCTGGTGAAGGCTGGGAACTAGAAAGCATTTGGGCGTTTGTTCAAGGCCACCGTAACTCAAAGTCGACCAGCGAGGTGCAATGGCCGACACTCGAGCAGGCTGATGAAGCAGAACTGCAGGCACGTATTCAAGCGACTAACTGGGTACGTGAAGTGATTAACCAGTCAGCAGAGGTCGTGCGTCCATCTCAATTAGCATCACGCGCTGGTGAGTTCATTAAATCATTGGCACCTGATCACGTGACTTACAAAATCGTTAAAGGTAACGATTTGATTGATGAAGGCTGGATGGGGACGCATACCGTCGGTCGTGGTTCAGAGCGCTCTCCTGCAATGTTACGTCTCGATTACAACCCAACCGGTGATGCCGATGCTCCTGTGCATACTTGCCTTGTAGGTAAAGGTATTACTTTTGATTCAGGTGGCTACAGCTTGAAGCCATCGGGCGGTATGTCAGCAATGAAAGCTGATATGGGTGGCGCAGCAATGGCGACAGGTGGTTTAGCGCTTGCGATTGCTCGTGGTACTCAAAAACGCATTAAGTTGATCCTATGTTGTGCAGAAAATATGGTTTCTGGTCGTGCTTTCAAATTGGGCGATGTGATCACTTATAAAAACGGTAAAACAGTAGAGATCTTAAATACCGATGCTGAAGGTCGTTTAGTCTTGGCTGATGGCCTTATTTACGCGAGCTCTCAAAACCCTGAAATGATCATCGATTGCGCAACCCTAACAGGTGCAGCGAAGAACGCACTGGGTAATGATTACCACGCACTATTTAGCTTTGATCATGATCTGGCTCAGCGTGCACTTATGGCAGCAAGTGAAGAAATGGAAGGTCTATGGCCACTACCATTGGCGGAAATGCACCGCAGTATGATGCCATCGAATTTTGCAGATTTGTCTAACATCTCGCAAGGTGATTTCTTACCGGGTGCAAGTACGGCTGCGGCATTCTTATCTTACTTCGTTGAAGATTACCAAAATGGTTGGATGCACATTGACTGTAGCGGTACTTACCGTAAGAGCGCGAACGACAAGTGGTCGGCGGGTGCAACGGGTATGGGCGTACGTACACTGGCTAACATCTTAGGTGATGACGAGCTAGTAGAAGAAACGGCAGAATAA
- the iscX gene encoding Fe-S cluster assembly protein IscX, with product MSLKWIDSLEIAIALCEQYPEQDPHTVRFTDLREWIMALDEFDDDPTHCNERVLEAVQMYWIEEAD from the coding sequence ATGAGTTTGAAATGGATAGACTCACTTGAAATCGCGATTGCACTTTGTGAGCAGTACCCAGAGCAAGATCCCCACACAGTACGCTTTACTGATCTTCGTGAGTGGATAATGGCACTTGATGAGTTCGACGATGACCCTACCCATTGCAACGAACGTGTATTAGAAGCGGTGCAAATGTATTGGATTGAGGAAGCCGATTAG